The Mastomys coucha isolate ucsf_1 unplaced genomic scaffold, UCSF_Mcou_1 pScaffold11, whole genome shotgun sequence genome includes a window with the following:
- the LOC116081815 gene encoding TD and POZ domain-containing protein 1-like, with protein MSGDLEAKSWGSTQNRVQEFCYEWTICNFSFCTGGIRKKITSPVFSLKAKKEMAWCLRVYPNGVDEESRDYLSAFLVLLSCPDRPVWANFEFWVRNSQGEKVQTVKSHWILRFLQCQQKGFPRFLLRDLLSDEHGLLPEDQLTLGCNLSIEGAVFGVLGEDMTPAIKDVRPMLTDDLGELWENSLFTDCSLLVAGQGFQAHKAILAAHSPVFKAMFEHEIEESLTNTIGILDLDSQVFKEMMGFIYTGKAPHLDSHSMATGMLAAAEKYGLEGLKALCELALCRNLSVRNAAHTLILADLHGIEQLKTRALDFIALHASEVSETSGWKSIEESHPYLVAEAFHCLASAPFPFVEPKVISGSTQL; from the coding sequence ATGTCAGGGGACCTGGAAGCCAAGAGCTGGGGCTCCACACAGAACAGGGTTCAGGAATTCTGCTATGAGTGGACCATTTGCAACTTTTCATTTTGCACGGGGGGAATTCGGAAAAAGATTACAAGCCCAGTGTTCTCATTAAAGGCCAAAAAGGAAATGGCATGGTGTTTGAGAGTATACCCAAATGGAGTTGATGAAGAAAGCAGAGATTACCTGTCAGCTTTCCTGGTGTTGCTCAGCTGTCCAGATAGGCCAGTTTGGGCAAATTTtgagttctgggtcagaaattccCAAGGAGAGAAAGTTCAAACTGTGAAGAGCCACTGGATTCTAAGATTTCTGCAATGCCAACAGAAGGGATTCCCAAGGTTCCTCCTTCGAGATCTGCTCTCCGACGAGCATGGGCTTCTCCCTGAAGACCAGCTCACCCTCGGCTGCAATTTGAGCATAGAAGGAGCTGTCTTTGGTGTGCTTGGAGAGGACATGACACCTGCAATCAAGGATGTGAGGCCCATGTTGACAGATGACCTAGGAGAGCTATGGGAGAATTCCCTGTTCACAGACTGCTCCCTATTGGTAGCTGGCCAAGGATTCCAGGCTCACAAGGCCATCCTAGCAGCTCATTCTCCCGTTTTCAAAGCCATGTTTGAACATGAAATAGAGGAGAGCCTAACAAACACCATTGGCATCCTTGACCTGGATTCCCAAGTCTTCAAGGAGATGATGGGCTTCATCTACACTGGTAAGGCTCCACACCTCGACAGCCACTCCATGGCCACTGGTATGCTGGCAGCTGCTGAAAAGTATGGCCTGGAGGGCTTGAAGGCCTTGTGTGAGCTTGCCCTCTGCAGGAACCTTTCTGTTAGGAATGCTGCACACACTCTCATCCTGGCTGACCTCCATGGCATAGAGCAGCTGAAGACTCGGGCCCTGGATTTCATTGCACTGCATGCTTCTGAGGTCTCTGAGACCTCAGGGTGGAAGTCAATAGAGGAGTCACATCCCTACTTGGTAGCTGAAGCAttccactgcctggcttctgcaCCGTTTCCTTTTGTGGAGCCAAAAGTGATCTCAGGATCTACCCAGTTATGA